In Candidatus Baltobacteraceae bacterium, the sequence CAATTCCCGAATCGATCTCCTCGCCAGCGAACATTTTGCGCCAAGGCGCCCGCGCCTCCGGACCCGCGCTCCGCACGTTCACCCGCATCGCCGAGCTTTGGGATCTGAAGTCGAACGAGCGACAACGGGTGCTTGGGGTCGCTCGCTCGACGTACTTCGCCTATCTCAAAGAGCCGGACCGCGCGCGCCTGTCGGCCGATACGCTCGAACGTATTTCCTACGTGCTGGGCATCTACAAGGCGCTCCAAGTTTTGCTCCCTCGCCGCGAAGCCGCCGATGCGTGGATTCGTCGTGCCAATAGCGCTCCCGTCTTTAACGGGAACTCGCCGCTGGAGTTGATGTTAGGCGGTAAGGTCGCCGATCTCTACCTCGTACGCCGTTATCTCGACGGTGAGCGGGGTTGGTAACCCAGCTCGAATGGAAGACCTCTTACCGCATCATTCCCTCGCGCTATCCGGTCGCCGGCCTCTTCGACGGGGTGGCCGATGCCGCCGATCTCGAGGTGATTGTAGCGCTTGAGGCGGCGACGAATCCGCGCGTACTCGATGCGGCCGGGGAGCTTTCGACGGTGCGGCCGGAGGACCGCATCTCCGGACCGCATACGACTGCGATCATGGCGGCCTTCACCCACACGCAGCGCAGTCGTTTCAGCGACGGGAGCTTCGGCGTTTACTATGCCGCCGGCGACGAACCGACGGCCATCGCCGAAA encodes:
- a CDS encoding antitoxin Xre-like helix-turn-helix domain-containing protein, encoding MTAIPESISSPANILRQGARASGPALRTFTRIAELWDLKSNERQRVLGVARSTYFAYLKEPDRARLSADTLERISYVLGIYKALQVLLPRREAADAWIRRANSAPVFNGNSPLELMLGGKVADLYLVRRYLDGERGW